From the genome of Halorussus caseinilyticus, one region includes:
- the aglM gene encoding UDP-glucose 6-dehydrogenase AglM translates to MNVSIVGSGYVGTTVAACLADYGHEVTNVDIDEGVVAAIESGEAPIHEPGLADLVAEYGGERLRATTDYAAVRETDVTFLALPTPTGDDGRIDLGVLKAGVRSLGEALASKDDPHVVVVKSTVVPGTTEETVAPLLAEASGKTPGEDLHVAANPEFLREGSAVADFRDPDKIVFGTDTDFARDRLREVFEPLLADADAALVETGIREAEMMKYANNAFLASKVSLVNELGNVCKEYGVDAYEVADALGLDDRIGARFLRSGVGWGGSCFPKDVAALIAAARDAGYDPAMLEAAVEVNDEQPERLLDLLETHLDPAGKRVAVLGLAFKPGTDDVRNSRAIPVVEGLRERGAEVVAYDPVATENMRERFPDIEYARSAADALDGAHGTLVVTDWDEFAALDDAFDAMADPVVVDGRRIVERREGITYEGLTW, encoded by the coding sequence ATGAACGTCAGCATCGTCGGGAGCGGGTACGTCGGCACCACCGTCGCGGCCTGTCTCGCCGACTACGGCCACGAGGTGACGAACGTGGACATAGACGAGGGAGTCGTCGCGGCCATCGAGTCCGGCGAGGCACCGATTCACGAACCGGGACTCGCGGACCTCGTGGCCGAGTACGGCGGCGAGCGCCTGCGAGCGACCACCGACTACGCCGCCGTGCGCGAGACCGACGTGACGTTTCTGGCACTGCCGACGCCCACCGGCGACGACGGGCGCATCGACCTCGGCGTGCTGAAGGCGGGCGTCCGGTCGCTCGGCGAGGCGCTGGCGTCGAAAGACGACCCGCACGTCGTCGTGGTCAAGTCCACCGTCGTCCCCGGTACCACCGAGGAGACCGTCGCGCCGTTGCTGGCCGAGGCGTCCGGAAAGACGCCGGGCGAGGACCTCCACGTGGCGGCGAACCCCGAGTTCCTGCGGGAGGGGAGCGCCGTCGCCGACTTCCGTGACCCCGACAAAATAGTCTTCGGCACCGACACCGACTTCGCGCGCGACCGACTCCGCGAGGTGTTCGAACCCCTACTCGCCGACGCCGACGCCGCACTGGTCGAGACCGGGATTCGGGAGGCAGAGATGATGAAGTACGCCAACAACGCCTTCCTCGCCTCGAAGGTCAGCCTCGTCAACGAACTCGGGAACGTCTGCAAGGAGTACGGCGTGGACGCCTACGAGGTGGCCGACGCGCTAGGACTGGACGACCGCATCGGCGCTCGGTTCCTCCGGTCGGGCGTCGGGTGGGGCGGCAGTTGCTTCCCGAAGGACGTGGCCGCCCTCATCGCCGCCGCCCGCGACGCTGGCTACGACCCCGCCATGCTGGAGGCCGCCGTCGAAGTCAACGACGAGCAACCCGAACGACTCCTCGACTTGCTCGAAACCCACCTCGACCCGGCCGGAAAGCGGGTCGCGGTCCTCGGACTCGCGTTCAAACCCGGCACCGACGACGTGCGAAACTCCCGCGCCATCCCGGTCGTCGAGGGTCTGCGCGAGCGCGGTGCCGAAGTCGTCGCCTACGACCCGGTAGCGACCGAGAACATGCGCGAGCGGTTCCCCGACATCGAGTACGCGCGGTCGGCCGCCGACGCCCTCGACGGCGCGCACGGGACCCTCGTCGTCACCGACTGGGACGAGTTCGCGGCGCTGGACGACGCCTTCGACGCGATGGCCGACCCGGTGGTCGTGGACGGGCGGCGCATCGTGGAACGGCGCGAGGGCATCACCTACGAGGGACTGACGTGGTAG
- the asnB gene encoding asparagine synthase (glutamine-hydrolyzing) — protein MCGIAGVFDPTDAPDEELLRRMNDCQTHRGPDDRGVYRDGPVGFAHRRLSVIGLESGRQPIFNEDGSVAVVFNGELYNYRSIRESLRSRGHRFETDTDTEVLVHLYEEEGLELVERLDGMFAFALWDADRGRLVLARDRMGIKPLVVASDDEGRFAFGSEIPAVLESGVEPGGLDRTAMARYFAFGFVPAPHTPFRNVRKLRPGAMAILTSEGMRRERFYAPSVSPESPPSLDAAATELRSRVEAAVERRLVSDVPLGAFLSGGIDSSVVVGTMASLSETPVRTFTVGFDEALFDESRAAREVADYHDTRHREFTVSPADVREVVPEVVDAIGEPFADPSLLPTYVVSRETSDEVKVALSGDGADELFAGYEKYRGEYFSRYYRAIPGPVRSRVVEPAVDRLPASRGNDLGEVARKAQKFVRGGVESVPDRHFEWIRLPDDRTTGAFDAANPVASGRADLAERHAEAESFLPRARRDPLARMQAVDTFHSLPNQMLRKVDRASMYNSLEVRVPFLDTGVVEYAMGLPTEYKITASDRKRVLKRAFADVLPDSILDRPKRGFDVPIGEWLKRDFAAEFRRTVETVETDLFDARAVLDVFEEHVHGARDHTRFLWSVYVFARWLDRMRARGVLSE, from the coding sequence ATGTGTGGCATCGCTGGCGTCTTCGACCCGACCGACGCCCCCGACGAGGAACTTCTCCGCCGGATGAACGACTGCCAGACGCATCGCGGACCCGACGACAGGGGCGTCTACCGCGACGGACCGGTCGGGTTCGCCCACCGCCGCCTCAGCGTCATCGGTCTCGAAAGCGGCCGACAGCCGATTTTCAACGAGGACGGGTCGGTCGCCGTCGTGTTCAACGGCGAACTCTACAACTACCGGTCGATTCGGGAGTCCCTACGGAGCAGGGGTCATCGGTTCGAGACGGACACCGACACCGAGGTGCTGGTCCACCTCTACGAGGAGGAGGGTCTCGAACTCGTAGAGCGTCTGGACGGCATGTTCGCGTTCGCGCTCTGGGACGCCGACCGCGGGCGACTCGTCCTCGCGCGCGACCGGATGGGAATCAAACCGCTCGTCGTGGCCTCCGACGACGAAGGCCGGTTCGCGTTCGGGTCCGAGATTCCGGCGGTCCTCGAAAGCGGGGTCGAACCCGGCGGTCTCGACCGGACCGCGATGGCCCGGTACTTCGCGTTCGGGTTCGTCCCCGCGCCCCACACTCCCTTCCGGAACGTGCGGAAACTCCGTCCGGGGGCGATGGCGATACTCACCTCGGAGGGGATGCGCCGCGAGCGATTCTACGCGCCGTCGGTCTCGCCGGAGTCGCCGCCCTCGCTGGACGCGGCCGCGACCGAGTTGCGCTCCCGCGTCGAAGCGGCCGTAGAGCGCAGACTCGTGAGCGACGTACCGCTGGGGGCCTTCCTCAGCGGCGGCATCGACTCCAGCGTCGTGGTCGGAACGATGGCCTCGCTGTCCGAGACGCCGGTCCGGACGTTCACGGTCGGGTTCGACGAGGCGCTGTTCGACGAGTCGCGGGCCGCCCGCGAAGTCGCCGACTACCACGACACCCGCCACCGCGAGTTCACCGTCTCGCCCGCGGACGTTCGGGAAGTCGTCCCGGAGGTGGTAGACGCGATTGGCGAACCGTTCGCCGACCCGTCGCTTCTGCCGACCTACGTCGTCTCGCGCGAGACCAGCGACGAGGTGAAAGTCGCGCTCTCGGGCGACGGCGCGGACGAACTGTTCGCCGGGTACGAGAAGTACCGCGGCGAGTACTTCTCGCGGTACTACCGGGCGATTCCCGGCCCGGTCCGGAGTCGGGTGGTCGAACCCGCGGTGGACCGCCTGCCCGCCTCGCGCGGAAACGACCTCGGGGAAGTCGCCCGGAAAGCCCAGAAGTTCGTCCGCGGCGGCGTCGAGTCGGTCCCCGACCGTCACTTCGAGTGGATTCGACTCCCCGACGACCGGACGACCGGCGCGTTCGACGCCGCGAACCCGGTCGCGTCCGGCCGAGCGGACCTCGCCGAACGCCACGCCGAAGCCGAGTCGTTTCTACCGCGGGCGAGACGCGACCCCCTCGCCCGGATGCAGGCCGTCGATACGTTTCACTCCCTGCCCAACCAGATGCTCCGGAAGGTGGACCGCGCGAGCATGTACAACTCGCTGGAGGTCCGGGTCCCCTTCCTCGACACCGGCGTCGTGGAGTACGCGATGGGCCTGCCGACCGAGTACAAGATTACCGCGAGCGACCGCAAGCGCGTCCTGAAGCGCGCGTTCGCCGACGTGCTTCCGGACTCGATTCTCGACCGACCCAAGCGAGGCTTCGACGTGCCAATCGGCGAGTGGCTGAAACGCGACTTCGCCGCCGAGTTCCGACGGACGGTCGAGACGGTCGAAACCGACCTGTTCGACGCGCGGGCGGTTCTCGACGTTTTCGAGGAACACGTCCACGGCGCGCGCGACCACACCCGGTTCCTCTGGAGCGTCTACGTGTTCGCCCGGTGGCTGGACCGGATGCGCGCCCGCGGCGTCCTGAGCGAGTGA
- a CDS encoding glycosyltransferase codes for MSETEVWYLIGTLAVGGTERTLVDLVNGLDRSRFDPTVWTIADPGPLASDLDDDVTLRSLDATGKHDVRAPVRFVRALRSERPDVLQSFLFFDNMLARLAGAFAPGVTVVTGVREVPENPRPLRSAVRRLTLALSDRIVSNSAAGARFVTDRGASDGDVDVIRNGRDLSVYGSATASEDLRAELGVPADAPLVGTVGRLVERKGHHDLLDAWPTVRESHPDAHLVVVGDGPERDALERRARRLACEESVHLPGTRDDVPELLDAFDLFAFPSHYEGLPGALLEAMAAGLPIVTTPVDGNAELVLDGRSGRHVPVRSPEALAGEIADLLSNPEDAAELGAGARRRAESEFALDAMVSQFEDLYDDLG; via the coding sequence ATGTCGGAGACCGAGGTCTGGTATCTCATCGGAACCTTGGCAGTCGGAGGCACAGAGCGCACGCTGGTCGATTTGGTCAACGGTCTCGACCGGTCGCGGTTCGACCCGACGGTCTGGACGATAGCCGACCCCGGACCGCTCGCGTCGGACCTCGACGACGACGTGACGCTCCGCTCGCTCGACGCCACCGGCAAGCACGACGTTCGCGCCCCGGTTCGGTTCGTCCGGGCGCTCCGGTCGGAGCGCCCGGACGTACTCCAGTCGTTCCTGTTTTTCGACAACATGCTCGCTCGACTCGCGGGTGCGTTCGCCCCCGGCGTGACCGTCGTCACCGGCGTCCGAGAGGTCCCCGAGAACCCTCGGCCCCTCCGGAGCGCGGTCCGACGCCTCACGCTCGCGCTGTCGGACCGAATCGTCTCGAACTCGGCGGCGGGCGCGCGCTTCGTCACCGACCGCGGGGCGAGCGACGGCGACGTGGACGTGATTCGGAACGGCCGGGACCTGAGCGTCTACGGGTCGGCGACTGCCTCCGAGGACCTCCGGGCCGAACTCGGCGTCCCGGCGGACGCGCCGCTGGTCGGAACCGTCGGCCGGTTGGTCGAGCGGAAGGGCCACCACGACCTGCTCGACGCGTGGCCCACGGTCCGGGAGTCCCACCCCGACGCCCACCTCGTCGTCGTCGGCGACGGTCCCGAGCGCGATGCCCTCGAACGCCGCGCCCGGCGACTCGCCTGCGAGGAGTCGGTCCACCTGCCGGGGACCCGCGACGACGTGCCGGAACTGCTCGACGCCTTCGACCTGTTCGCGTTCCCCTCCCACTACGAGGGATTACCGGGCGCGCTCCTCGAAGCGATGGCGGCCGGACTCCCAATCGTCACGACGCCGGTGGACGGGAACGCGGAGCTAGTTCTCGACGGCCGGAGCGGGCGACACGTCCCGGTCCGGAGTCCCGAAGCGCTCGCCGGGGAAATCGCCGACCTGCTCTCGAACCCCGAGGACGCCGCCGAACTTGGAGCGGGTGCCCGACGACGCGCCGAATCCGAGTTCGCCCTCGACGCGATGGTCTCGCAGTTCGAGGACCTGTACGACGACCTCGGCTAA
- a CDS encoding sugar transferase, with product MVSGHRYRVVSVVGTALLAVGAVVAANHPTAQSLTTAVPVFRRLPAVVLTGDALVLAVVTTALIVVGSLVPLYKPRPRRILDTLLLTQKRVVVAGLAMATVGYFDYTYPLPRSTLALTVAGLLVVLPTWFVAIRHRPSREERVVVVGDDPDEIRDVLDATDVPVVGYVSPPSPYYSGDDPGVATPAVADGSGNEALPDLDCLGGLSRLDEVLVEYDVDTAVLAFARPDRAEFFGALDACYEHGVNAKVHRDHADSVLTASVGGGSEIVDIELAPWDWQDYAFKRAFDVAFAVVGLVAFAPFIAVVAAAVKLDSPGPVFYSQERTAERGETFAVYKFRSMVPEGESAVPTDDEENDRITRVGRILRRTHLDEIPQLWSILTGEMSVVGPRAVWTDEEPLLEQTADAWRKRWFVKPGLTGLAQIREANSTDPEAKLRSDLEYIRRQSFWFDVKIVVRQIWKVLVDVREVLRER from the coding sequence ATGGTTTCGGGACATCGGTACCGAGTCGTGAGCGTCGTCGGGACCGCGCTCCTCGCGGTCGGGGCGGTCGTGGCCGCGAACCACCCGACGGCCCAGTCGCTCACGACAGCCGTGCCGGTGTTCCGAAGACTCCCCGCGGTCGTGTTGACCGGCGACGCTCTCGTCCTCGCGGTCGTAACCACCGCGCTCATCGTGGTCGGGAGCCTCGTACCGCTGTACAAGCCCCGGCCCCGCCGGATTCTCGACACGCTCTTGCTGACCCAGAAGCGCGTCGTCGTCGCGGGGTTGGCGATGGCGACGGTGGGCTACTTCGACTACACCTACCCGCTCCCGCGTTCGACGCTCGCGCTCACGGTGGCCGGTCTGCTGGTCGTCCTCCCGACGTGGTTCGTCGCCATCCGTCACCGACCCTCCAGAGAGGAGCGGGTCGTCGTCGTCGGCGACGACCCCGACGAGATACGCGACGTACTCGACGCGACGGACGTGCCGGTCGTGGGCTACGTCTCGCCGCCGAGTCCCTACTACTCGGGCGACGACCCCGGCGTGGCGACCCCCGCAGTCGCCGACGGGAGCGGAAACGAGGCGCTACCGGACCTCGACTGTCTCGGCGGTCTCTCGCGCCTCGACGAGGTGTTGGTCGAGTACGACGTTGACACTGCGGTTCTCGCGTTCGCCCGCCCCGACCGCGCGGAGTTCTTCGGCGCGCTGGACGCCTGCTACGAACACGGCGTAAACGCGAAGGTCCACCGCGACCACGCCGACAGCGTTCTCACGGCGTCGGTCGGCGGCGGGAGCGAAATCGTGGACATCGAACTCGCGCCGTGGGACTGGCAGGACTACGCCTTCAAGCGCGCCTTCGACGTTGCCTTCGCCGTGGTCGGACTGGTGGCGTTCGCGCCGTTCATCGCGGTCGTCGCCGCCGCGGTCAAACTCGACAGTCCCGGCCCGGTGTTCTACAGTCAAGAGCGCACCGCCGAACGCGGCGAGACGTTTGCGGTGTACAAGTTCCGGAGCATGGTCCCCGAGGGCGAGTCGGCGGTTCCGACCGACGACGAGGAGAACGACCGAATCACCCGCGTCGGCCGAATCCTGCGCCGGACCCACTTGGACGAGATTCCCCAACTCTGGTCCATCCTGACCGGCGAGATGAGTGTCGTCGGGCCGCGAGCGGTGTGGACCGACGAGGAGCCACTGCTCGAACAGACCGCCGACGCGTGGCGAAAGCGGTGGTTCGTCAAACCGGGACTGACCGGACTCGCCCAGATACGCGAGGCCAACAGCACCGACCCGGAGGCCAAACTCCGGAGCGACTTGGAGTACATCCGGCGACAGTCGTTCTGGTTCGACGTGAAAATCGTCGTCCGCCAGATTTGGAAGGTGTTGGTGGACGTGCGCGAGGTCCTCCGCGAGCGATAG
- a CDS encoding glycosyltransferase family 4 protein: MRILRVAQKVYPDVPGGGPYHVHAMSRDQAAMGHDVTVLTVAADDKPRREERDGYTLVRRSPTAELLGNEMSAGVGRFLARTDDYDVVHAHSHLYFSTNLAAVKRRLGDTPLAITNHGLYSQNAPEWLFDAYLRTVGRWTFDAADVVFCYTGEDRARVREFGVKTDIEVVANGIDQTRFTPEGPGHDGIAADGPVVLFVGRLVDGKRPADAIEAFAGVRDDHPDAELYLCGDGPLRNDLRTRATALGVADAVTFLGHLSYDEMPTVYRSADVLVLPSRAEGLPRTVLESLASATPAVTSDLEQVAPVVEGAGKTFPVGDVSAFADALDALLSDPELARALGEAGRESVDRRFTWDRTVEETTDAMVRLANLKD; encoded by the coding sequence ATGCGGATTCTTCGCGTCGCACAGAAGGTGTATCCCGACGTTCCCGGTGGCGGCCCGTACCACGTCCACGCGATGAGCCGAGACCAAGCCGCGATGGGCCACGACGTGACGGTGCTGACCGTCGCCGCCGACGACAAGCCCAGACGGGAGGAACGCGACGGCTACACGCTCGTTCGCCGGTCGCCGACCGCCGAACTCCTCGGCAACGAGATGTCGGCGGGCGTCGGCCGGTTCCTCGCCCGGACCGACGACTACGACGTGGTTCACGCCCACTCGCACCTGTACTTCTCGACCAACCTCGCGGCGGTGAAGCGACGACTCGGCGACACTCCATTGGCAATCACGAATCACGGTCTCTACTCCCAGAACGCCCCGGAGTGGCTCTTCGACGCCTACCTCCGGACGGTCGGCCGGTGGACGTTCGACGCCGCGGACGTGGTGTTCTGCTACACCGGCGAGGACAGGGCGCGCGTCCGGGAGTTCGGCGTGAAAACCGACATCGAAGTCGTTGCGAACGGCATCGACCAGACCCGGTTCACTCCCGAGGGACCGGGCCACGACGGGATAGCCGCCGACGGGCCGGTGGTGCTGTTCGTCGGCCGGTTGGTGGACGGCAAGCGCCCGGCGGACGCAATCGAGGCGTTCGCGGGCGTCCGCGACGACCATCCCGACGCCGAACTCTACCTCTGTGGCGACGGGCCGCTTCGTAATGACCTTCGTACGCGCGCGACGGCCCTCGGCGTCGCCGACGCCGTGACGTTCCTCGGCCACCTCTCGTACGACGAGATGCCGACGGTCTACCGGTCGGCGGACGTGCTGGTCCTTCCGAGTCGCGCGGAGGGGCTTCCCCGGACCGTCCTCGAATCGCTCGCGTCGGCGACCCCGGCAGTCACGAGCGACTTAGAGCAGGTTGCGCCGGTCGTGGAGGGGGCCGGAAAGACGTTCCCGGTCGGCGACGTGAGCGCGTTCGCGGACGCGCTCGACGCCCTGCTCTCGGACCCCGAACTGGCGAGGGCGCTCGGCGAGGCGGGCCGGGAGTCGGTAGACCGGCGATTCACGTGGGACCGGACCGTCGAGGAGACGACAGACGCGATGGTGCGCCTCGCGAACCTAAAGGACTAA
- a CDS encoding SDR family NAD(P)-dependent oxidoreductase, with product MRILVTGGAGFIGGHLAEAFARDGHDVVALDNFEPFYDVGLKERNVEAGRRAAADGDGSYELVRGDVREADLVDEQVGDADVIFHQAAQAGVRTSVEEPQKVNEINVSGTLNVLEAARDSDTERVVVASSSSVYGKPEYLPYDEDHPNTPVSPYGASKVAQEQYTRVYNEVYGLPTVALRYFTVYGPRMRPNMAISNFVSRCLNGEPPVVYGDGTQTRDFTYVGDVVRANRALLDTDAADGEAMNVGSTDNIEIRTLAEEIRDQLAPDLELEYAERNDADSEHTHADISKADELVGYEPTTTIREGVERFTDWYRENRDWYEPLVRNS from the coding sequence ATGCGAATACTCGTCACCGGCGGCGCGGGGTTCATCGGCGGCCACCTCGCCGAGGCGTTCGCCCGCGACGGCCACGACGTGGTGGCGCTCGACAACTTCGAGCCGTTCTACGACGTTGGTCTCAAAGAACGCAACGTCGAGGCGGGCCGTCGAGCGGCCGCCGACGGCGACGGAAGCTACGAACTGGTCCGAGGCGACGTGCGCGAGGCGGACCTCGTGGACGAACAGGTCGGCGACGCCGACGTAATCTTCCATCAGGCCGCCCAAGCGGGCGTCCGGACCAGCGTCGAAGAGCCACAGAAAGTCAACGAAATCAACGTCTCGGGCACGCTCAACGTGTTGGAGGCGGCCCGCGATTCGGACACCGAGCGCGTGGTGGTGGCGAGTTCCTCGTCGGTGTACGGCAAGCCCGAGTACCTGCCCTACGACGAGGACCACCCCAACACGCCGGTCAGTCCCTACGGCGCGTCGAAGGTGGCCCAAGAGCAGTACACTCGCGTCTACAACGAGGTGTACGGCCTGCCGACCGTCGCGCTCCGGTACTTCACCGTCTACGGCCCGCGGATGCGCCCGAACATGGCCATCTCGAACTTCGTCTCGCGGTGTCTGAACGGCGAACCGCCGGTCGTCTACGGCGACGGGACCCAGACCCGCGACTTCACCTACGTCGGCGACGTGGTGCGGGCGAACCGGGCGCTTTTGGACACCGACGCCGCCGACGGCGAGGCGATGAACGTCGGAAGCACCGACAACATCGAGATTCGGACGCTGGCCGAGGAGATTCGGGACCAACTCGCGCCGGACCTCGAACTCGAATACGCCGAGCGAAACGACGCCGACTCCGAACACACCCACGCCGACATCTCGAAGGCCGACGAACTCGTCGGCTACGAACCCACCACGACCATCCGAGAGGGCGTAGAGCGGTTCACCGACTGGTACCGCGAGAACCGCGACTGGTACGAACCGCTGGTCCGGAACTCGTGA
- the asnB gene encoding asparagine synthase (glutamine-hydrolyzing): MCGIGGKISFDGRPDPGLAEAMNECMDHRGPDAEGVYASGPALLAHRRLSILDLSEAGRQPMANGDGTVHIVFNGEIYNYKELRDRVDDYSFRSETDTEVLLHLYEEYGTDCLQYLRGMFAFAIWDERAERLFLARDRLGQKPLFYRDTDDGFWFASSIKAILADDDVSARPDHDAIRSYLNYQYVPTPKTGFRGIERLAPGEYAVVSEGGTTRDRYWSLSYRNQSSKSPSRLADELRDRLREATRLRMRSDVPVGVFLSGGIDSSVVAALMDDVADDPIGTYSIGFDKEAYDELEFAREVADAYGTDHHEYEVTPDSMDVLPEIIDQYEMPFGDPSALPTYYVSQVASEDITVALTGDAGDENFAGYDRYTWDRVVSLARQIPRPVRRLGAKTLRSMPRPVREQRHAHLARRTLEIANGDPVEQYSRFICHATGEQLERVWDGPVPDDELAQLRDAFARSDGPTRLDRVTHVDLQTYLPDDLLVKVDRASMAHSLEVRSPFLDHEVVEFAARIPSKYKWRRGEGKWILKRAFEDLLPEKVLTRSKQGFGVPINEWFRGELREFARDNLDSLGARPAFDPDGLRVTLDEHVRGSEDHGYRLWDLVMLEQWYERFIDG, from the coding sequence ATGTGTGGAATCGGCGGAAAGATTTCGTTCGACGGTCGCCCCGACCCCGGGCTCGCGGAGGCGATGAACGAGTGTATGGACCACCGGGGTCCGGACGCGGAGGGCGTCTACGCGTCGGGTCCCGCACTGCTCGCTCACCGCCGGTTGAGCATCCTCGACCTGAGCGAGGCCGGACGCCAACCGATGGCGAACGGCGACGGGACCGTCCATATCGTGTTCAACGGCGAGATTTACAACTACAAGGAGTTACGCGACCGGGTAGACGACTACTCGTTTCGGTCCGAGACCGACACCGAAGTCCTCCTGCATCTCTACGAGGAGTACGGCACCGACTGCCTCCAGTATCTCCGCGGGATGTTCGCGTTCGCCATCTGGGACGAGCGAGCGGAGCGCCTCTTTCTGGCGCGCGACCGTCTCGGCCAGAAACCGCTGTTCTATCGGGACACCGACGACGGCTTCTGGTTCGCGTCGAGCATCAAGGCGATACTCGCCGACGACGACGTGTCGGCCCGGCCCGACCACGACGCGATTCGGTCGTATCTCAACTACCAGTACGTCCCCACGCCGAAGACGGGCTTTCGGGGCATCGAACGACTCGCGCCCGGCGAGTACGCGGTGGTCTCGGAGGGGGGCACGACCAGAGACCGGTACTGGAGTCTCTCGTACCGAAACCAGTCCTCGAAGTCTCCGTCCCGACTCGCCGACGAACTTCGGGACCGACTCCGGGAAGCCACGCGACTCCGGATGCGCAGCGACGTGCCCGTGGGCGTCTTTCTCTCGGGGGGCATCGACTCGTCGGTGGTCGCCGCGCTCATGGACGACGTGGCCGACGACCCCATCGGAACCTACTCAATCGGGTTCGACAAGGAGGCCTACGACGAACTGGAGTTCGCCCGCGAAGTCGCCGACGCCTACGGCACCGACCACCACGAGTACGAGGTGACGCCCGATTCGATGGACGTGCTTCCCGAGATTATCGACCAGTACGAGATGCCCTTCGGCGACCCCTCGGCGCTCCCGACCTACTACGTCTCGCAGGTCGCCTCCGAGGACATCACGGTGGCGCTCACGGGTGACGCGGGCGACGAGAACTTCGCGGGCTACGACCGGTACACGTGGGACCGCGTGGTGTCGCTGGCGAGACAGATACCGCGGCCGGTCCGACGACTCGGGGCGAAGACGCTTCGGTCGATGCCGAGACCCGTCCGCGAGCAACGCCACGCGCACCTCGCCCGGCGGACGCTCGAAATCGCCAACGGCGACCCGGTCGAACAGTACTCCCGTTTCATCTGTCACGCCACCGGCGAACAACTCGAACGGGTGTGGGACGGCCCGGTTCCCGACGACGAACTCGCCCAGTTGCGGGACGCGTTCGCACGCTCTGACGGCCCGACGCGCCTCGACCGGGTGACGCACGTCGATTTGCAGACCTACCTCCCCGACGACCTGCTGGTGAAAGTAGACCGGGCGAGCATGGCCCACTCGCTGGAAGTTCGGTCGCCGTTCCTCGACCACGAAGTCGTGGAGTTCGCCGCCCGCATCCCCTCGAAGTACAAGTGGCGGCGCGGCGAGGGCAAGTGGATTCTCAAGCGCGCGTTCGAGGACCTCCTGCCCGAGAAGGTTCTCACTCGGTCGAAACAGGGGTTCGGCGTCCCGATAAACGAGTGGTTCCGCGGGGAACTCCGGGAGTTCGCCCGCGACAACCTCGACAGTCTCGGGGCGCGACCCGCCTTCGACCCGGACGGACTCCGGGTGACGCTCGACGAACACGTCCGGGGGAGCGAAGACCACGGCTATCGGCTCTGGGACCTCGTGATGCTCGAACAGTGGTACGAGCGGTTCATCGACGGTTAG
- the aglF gene encoding UTP--glucose-1-phosphate uridylyltransferase AglF: MKAVVLAAGEGTRLRPLTDEKPKGMVEVDGKPILTRCFEQLAELGADEFVVVVGYRKQDIISHYGDAFEGIPVTYAHQREQKGLAHALLTVEEHIDGDFMLMLGDNVFDANLGDVVKRQREDRADAAFLTEEVPYEEAGRYGVCATNDYGEITDVVEKPENPPSNLVMTGFYTFTPAIFHACHLVQPSNRGEYEISEAIDLLIQSGRTIDAIRMDGWRVDVGYPEDRKKAERLLNADEDADADDADPDDDATDDDTTADADSTEASAN, from the coding sequence GTGAAAGCCGTCGTACTCGCCGCCGGAGAGGGGACCCGCCTGCGGCCGCTGACCGACGAGAAGCCCAAAGGGATGGTCGAAGTGGACGGCAAGCCCATCCTGACGCGGTGTTTCGAGCAGTTGGCCGAGTTGGGTGCCGACGAGTTCGTCGTCGTGGTCGGCTACCGCAAGCAGGACATCATCAGTCACTACGGCGACGCGTTCGAGGGGATTCCCGTGACCTACGCCCACCAGCGCGAACAGAAGGGACTCGCCCACGCACTGCTGACCGTCGAGGAACACATCGACGGCGACTTCATGCTGATGTTGGGGGACAACGTGTTCGACGCGAACCTCGGCGACGTGGTGAAACGCCAGCGAGAGGACCGCGCGGACGCCGCGTTCCTCACCGAAGAAGTGCCCTACGAGGAGGCCGGACGCTACGGCGTCTGTGCGACCAACGACTACGGCGAGATTACCGACGTGGTAGAGAAACCCGAGAATCCGCCGTCGAACCTCGTGATGACCGGGTTCTACACGTTCACGCCCGCCATCTTCCACGCCTGTCACCTCGTCCAACCCTCCAACCGCGGCGAGTACGAAATCAGCGAGGCCATCGACCTGCTCATCCAGAGCGGGCGCACCATCGACGCCATTCGGATGGACGGGTGGCGCGTGGACGTTGGCTACCCCGAGGACCGAAAGAAGGCCGAGCGACTTCTGAACGCCGACGAGGACGCAGACGCCGACGACGCGGACCCTGACGACGACGCCACCGACGACGACACCACCGCAGACGCCGATTCGACCGAAGCGTCGGCCAACTGA